TCAAGGGGCTGCGCGCCTTCCGTTCGCATTTGACCGTCCGGTTCTCCAGTGGGACGTACGCCGCGGGGCGGGGGCGCTCGTCGTGCGGCTATTCGGGAGCCTGGGAGAACGGGAGCTCAGGCAGATCGCCGAGGCGATATCGGACCGGGGCCGTTCGCCGCGCGACCTCGTCTGCCTCGAATTCGAGCAGGTCACCCATCTTGACTATCGCGCGCTCGCCGAGTTCACGCGCGCGCTCGCCCGGCAAGGAAACCGAGGCGCGAATGTGTGCCTCGCGGGCCTGAGCGCCTATCTCAAGGGCTTGTTCGACGTAGCGGGGCTGGGACCTACCCTGCGCCGCCTGGAGTGGATGCCGGTGGAGGAGGCCGTAGCGCCGCACCGCGAGCCGCCGGGGTTTGCGAGCACGACGATGCAATTCCCTGGTGGCCGCCGCGAAATTCGGTCGTAAGCGGGAGAATCAGAGGAGCTGAATGCCGGGTCACGTCCCGGTTCTCAAGGAGGAGGCCGTCCAGTTGCTCCTGACAGATCCGAACGGGACCTACGTGGATGCGACTTTGGGGGGCGGCGGTCACGCTGCCGCAATTCTCGAGTCGCTAGGGGTGGATGGGAGGCTGGTGGGTTTGGATTGTGACCCGGCTGTACTTGATAACGCGCGCGCCAATCCGCCCGCGCCGGAACCCCGGTTCGTGGCGGGGCGCGCGCGCTTTTCCCAGATCGGGCCCGCGCTTCGCGGTCTGGGGATCGGCCAGGTCGACGGAATCCTGGCCGATCTCGGGATTTCCTCGCTGCAGCTCGACGACCCGCGCCGCGGGCTTTCCCACGCCGCCTCGGGTCCGCTCGACATGCGCCTGGATCCGTCGCTGCCATGGAGCGCCGACGCGCTGCTCCGCGCGAGCGACGACGACGAGCTCACGCGCGTGCTGGCGGAGCTGGGCGAGGTGCCGCGACCGCGCGCCGCTCTACGTGCGATCCGCCGCGCGCTCGCGGTCGAGAATCCCCTCACCGCCGAGACGCTCCGTAAGGCCCTCGAGCCGCTCTACCCCGGGCCCGCGCGACCGCGGCGCCTTTCCCAGGTGTTTCAGGCTCTGCGGATCGCCGTGAACCGCGAGCTCGAAGAATTGGAATCGCTCCTTCAGGAAGCCACGCAAGTTTTGCGGCCGGGCGGGACGCTATGTGTCATCGCGTATCACTCGCTCGAAGACCGTATTGTCAAAAATGCGTTCCGCCCGCCGCGTCCATATGATCCGAGGGAACCCATGGCCGAGACGCCCTGGGTTCCACTGACCAGAAAACCCATCCGTCCCTCCGACGAGGAGCGCCGCCGGAATCCCCGCGCCCGCAGCGCGCGGCTTCGCGCGGCGCGACTCAAGGCGGAGGCGGCGTGAGCCCCGCGACGCGCGCCTCAAGGCGCCCCCGCGCCGGACCTTCGCCGGGGCGGCGCTCGCGGGTCGAGCCCGGGTATGCCGACGACGCGCCGGATGAAGGGCGCGAGCTCCACGGACCGTATCTGCGATCGTTCCGGGCCCAGCCCAAGCGGCGCGTAAGCCCGCGCATGATCGCGTTCCTCCTGCTCGCCGCGGCTCTCCTCTTCTTGAAAGTCTGGGAGCGCACGGTCTCGAACTCGCTCTCGATGGAGCGCGACCGGCTGGCCCGGGAGGTGCGGACGCTCGTGAATCGAATCCGGATCACGCACGATCTCGAGGAGCAGGCCGCGTTCCGTACCGGAATCGACCCCGTCAGCCTGGGCCAGCTCGGCTTCCAGAACCCCGAGCCGGCCCGGGTCGTCGACGTCGATATCGTGGAGCCCCGCGGTCGCCACCGAGCGCGGGTCGGCTTGGCGGCGAGGCTTCTCGGATCGGTGCGGCGGGCGCTGCCGGCCTCCTTGACCGAGCGCGTCGTGGGGTTGCCCGCGGCCCCCGTGGAAGCCGGGGTAACCCGATGAGCCCTCTCCATCTCCGGCGTCTCAAGCTCCTGGCGGTTCTGGGGCTCCTCTTTTACGGCGCGATTCTGGCCCGCCTCGTTTCGATCCAGGTCTTCGGTCACGGCAAGCTGGATCGGGAGGCTCGGGGGCAACAGACCTCGCGCGTCATCCTCGAGCCCGAGCGCGGCCGCATCTACGACCGCCACCTTCTCCCGCTCGCCGACAACGTGGACGTGAGCCAGATCTCGGTCCGTCCCGCCGAGGTGAGGAACGTCTCGGCGGCCCAGCGCTTCATACGCGCCGCGGTGGGCCCGCGCGGCCTGGACCGGCTCCGGAAAGGACGCCGCAGCGCCTATATCCGCATCACCTCCCAGGTTACGCCGGAGCAGGAGATCGCCCTCAGGAAATCGGCGCTGCCCGCCGGGGTACAAGTGGAGGATGTCCCCGCGCGAGTCTACCCGCTGGATGAGCTGGCACGCCCCGTCGTGGGGGTGGTGGGTGTGGACGGGGTAGGGCTCGAGGGAATCGAGCGCGTGTTCGATCGGGAGCTACGCGGCGTGAGCGGGTGGGCTACTCTCTTCAGGGACGGGCGCGGGCTCGAGCACCAGCTCCCGCAGAGCATGGTGAAGGTGCCCGAGGCGGGATTGAGCCTCGTGACGACGATCGATCGGGATGCGCAATCGGTCCTCGTCATGGAGTTGAAGCGTGCGGTGGCCCGAACCGGCGCGCGGGCCGGAATGGCGGTGTTTGCCGATCCGCACACCGGCGACATCTTCGCGATGGCGACCGTGGACGGCGCGAACCCGCCGGAGGGCTCGCCGGGACGGAACCGGGTCATCGCGGACCAGTACGAGCCCGGCTCGACGTTCAAGCTGCTCGTCGGATGCGCGGCGCTCGAGGAGCATGTCCTGACACCGGAGGATTCGTTTTTCGTAAGCCACGGCCAGGTGGATCTGGGTGGGTTCACGATGCATGACGCGCATCCGGAGACGCGCTGGTACACCGTGCGCGAGGCGACGGCGCTCTCGAGCAACGTGTGCTACGCGCAGATCGGGACGAAAGTCGGAGCGAGCACGCTCTATCGCTACGCCCGGCTGTTCGGCTTCGGCCAGCCAACGCGGATCCAGCTTCCGGGGGAAACGTCGGGGCAGATCCGCAACCCGTCCCGGTGGTCGGCCCGCTCCCTTGCGACGATCTCCATCGGCCAGGAGGTGACCGCGACGCCGCTCCAGATGCTCATGGCCTACTGCGCGGTGGCGA
This region of Candidatus Eisenbacteria bacterium genomic DNA includes:
- a CDS encoding PASTA domain-containing protein, with translation MSPLHLRRLKLLAVLGLLFYGAILARLVSIQVFGHGKLDREARGQQTSRVILEPERGRIYDRHLLPLADNVDVSQISVRPAEVRNVSAAQRFIRAAVGPRGLDRLRKGRRSAYIRITSQVTPEQEIALRKSALPAGVQVEDVPARVYPLDELARPVVGVVGVDGVGLEGIERVFDRELRGVSGWATLFRDGRGLEHQLPQSMVKVPEAGLSLVTTIDRDAQSVLVMELKRAVARTGARAGMAVFADPHTGDIFAMATVDGANPPEGSPGRNRVIADQYEPGSTFKLLVGCAALEEHVLTPEDSFFVSHGQVDLGGFTMHDAHPETRWYTVREATALSSNVCYAQIGTKVGASTLYRYARLFGFGQPTRIQLPGETSGQIRNPSRWSARSLATISIGQEVTATPLQMLMAYCAVANGGILFRPRIASALVNEVGEPVRLYPVERVRRVISPETSETFRSFLRDAVTMGTAKDASLPWCEVAGKTGTAQKSDERGRGYGQGRYVSSFVGMAPARNPQIVGLIVLDEPRGAYYGGTVAAPVFRDIVATWATLGKGPVRLPAQTLLTAAKRKEPAVRVPDVRLMAAEQARFVLRSAGMDCAVEGNGARVAVQSPEPGANARSGEVVRIVLSTDPAPDLGFPDLRGLSLRDALVRVSALSIRVADVSGSGQVVEQDPPPGTAIKTGQSCAIRCAPRSL
- the rsmH gene encoding 16S rRNA (cytosine(1402)-N(4))-methyltransferase RsmH, which produces MPGHVPVLKEEAVQLLLTDPNGTYVDATLGGGGHAAAILESLGVDGRLVGLDCDPAVLDNARANPPAPEPRFVAGRARFSQIGPALRGLGIGQVDGILADLGISSLQLDDPRRGLSHAASGPLDMRLDPSLPWSADALLRASDDDELTRVLAELGEVPRPRAALRAIRRALAVENPLTAETLRKALEPLYPGPARPRRLSQVFQALRIAVNRELEELESLLQEATQVLRPGGTLCVIAYHSLEDRIVKNAFRPPRPYDPREPMAETPWVPLTRKPIRPSDEERRRNPRARSARLRAARLKAEAA